In a genomic window of Dermochelys coriacea isolate rDerCor1 chromosome 11, rDerCor1.pri.v4, whole genome shotgun sequence:
- the LOC122458062 gene encoding 101 kDa malaria antigen-like gives MTDSTVQQKLELARFEAVEKQKEYERRIELIRMEVDAHVARDKEMEAAHRREMEARDKEREARDKELEEKEKERKHALEMEKAKAQQNIPTNPSNPSPGTTSHPRKFPTNKAGDDTETFLENFESACLGYSISTDQYM, from the coding sequence atgacagactccacggttcaacaaaagctggaattagctaGATTTGAGGCtgtggaaaaacaaaaggaatatgaaagacGGATAGAACTCATACGGATGGAGGTGGATGCACATGTGGCcagggacaaagaaatggaggctgcccacaggagggaaatggaggcaagggacaaagaaagggaggcaagggacaaagaactggaggagaaggaaaaagagaggaagcatgcactggagatggagaaggcaaaggctcagcagaatataccaacaaaccctagcaatccttctccaggtaccacttcccatcccagaaagttccccaccaacaaggcaggcgatgataccgagaccttcttagaaaacttcgaaagcgCCTGTCTTGGGTACAGCAtttctacagaccaatacatgtaa